A window of the Podarcis raffonei isolate rPodRaf1 chromosome 4, rPodRaf1.pri, whole genome shotgun sequence genome harbors these coding sequences:
- the PAAF1 gene encoding proteasomal ATPase-associated factor 1 isoform X2 — MKIWQAANGEIRRCLEGHVYDVNCCRFFPSGIVVLSGGMDSRLKIWSAEDAKCVVTFQGHKAGILDTAIVDRGRNVVSSSRDGTARLWDCGTSSCLGVVTDCGSPVNGVALGEADNTLNLGSPEKIPSEREIGTEGKLLLLAREDKKLQGVGLHSRQPVFLFVGSDAFNCCTFLSNIYLLGGTQDGNIYQLDVRNTKAPVRVVHRSGAPVLSLLPFRDGFIASQGDGTCFIMQQDLDHVAELTGPDCDPVYKVATWEKQVYTCCRDGIVRRYQLSDL; from the exons ATGAAAATTTGGCAGGCTGCTAATGGAGAAATAAGA AGATGTCTGGAAGGCCACGTCTACGATGTGAATTGCTGCAGGTTTTTCCCGTCAGGCATTGTGGTCCTGAGTGGGGGGATGGATTCCCGGCTGAAGATCTGGTCTGCGGAAGATGCCAAATGCGTGGTAACATTTCAGGGTCACAAAGCAG GAATTCTGGACACAGCCATTGTGGATCGGGGAAGAAACGTGGTCTCAAGCTCTCGGGATGGCACTGCCCGCCTCTGGGACTGCGGGACATCGTCCTGCCTGGGTGTTGTCACAGATTGTGGCTCTCCAGTCAATGGTGTTGCTTTGGGTGAGGCCGACAACACCTTAAACTTGGGCTCTCCCGAAAAAATACCCA GTGAGCGTGAAATCGGAACAGAAGGGAAACTCCTGCTCTTGGCTCGAGAGGACAAAAAGCTGCAAGGGGTGGGGTTGCATAGCAGGCAGCCG GTTTTTCTGTTTGTTGGCTCGGATGCATTTAATTGCTGCACGTTCCTCTCCAACATCTACCTCCTTGGCGGCACGCAAGATGGAAATATATACCAGCTGGATGTGCGAAACACCAA GGCTCCAGTTCGTGTTGTCCATAGATCAGGAGCACCAGTTCTTTCTCTGCTCCCTTTTAGAGATGGATTTATTGCCAgccaag GTGATGGAACCTGCTTTATTATGCAGCAAGATCTGGACCATGTGGCTGAGCTCACTGGGCCAGACTGTGACCCCGTATACAAG GTGGCCACATGGGAAAAACAGGTGTACACGTGTTGCAGAGACGGAATAGTGAGGAGATACCAGCTTTCAGACCTCTGA
- the PAAF1 gene encoding proteasomal ATPase-associated factor 1 isoform X1 has product MAAVVRIQSDWDQVLRKNEEQVWLSCSSPGKPTLYGKLTCQGVSSDGIPEVVASEGFVVSEITKKSLLVSCPRENASTKFLAPYTTFCRIHQKSITCLDISSGGGLGVSASADGAMKIWQAANGEIRRCLEGHVYDVNCCRFFPSGIVVLSGGMDSRLKIWSAEDAKCVVTFQGHKAGILDTAIVDRGRNVVSSSRDGTARLWDCGTSSCLGVVTDCGSPVNGVALGEADNTLNLGSPEKIPSEREIGTEGKLLLLAREDKKLQGVGLHSRQPVFLFVGSDAFNCCTFLSNIYLLGGTQDGNIYQLDVRNTKAPVRVVHRSGAPVLSLLPFRDGFIASQGDGTCFIMQQDLDHVAELTGPDCDPVYKVATWEKQVYTCCRDGIVRRYQLSDL; this is encoded by the exons ATGGCCGCGGTGGTGCGGATCCAGAGCGACTGGGACCAGGTGCTGAG GAAGAATGAGGAGCAAGTCTGGCTAAGCTGCAGCAGCCCAG GAAAACCTACTTTGTATGGTAAGCTGACTTGTCAGGGGGTGAGCTCAGATGGAATTCCTGAAGTTGTAGCCTCTGAAGGATTTGTTGTCAGTGAAATAACTAAG AAAAGTCTGCTGGTTTCCTGCCCTCGTGAAAATGCGTCCACCAAATTTCTGGCACCCTACACAACCTTCTGTAGAATCCATCAAAAAAGT ATTACTTGCCTTGACATTTCTAGTGGCGGAGGACTTGGAGTATCAGCCAGTGCTGATGGAGCTATGAAAATTTGGCAGGCTGCTAATGGAGAAATAAGA AGATGTCTGGAAGGCCACGTCTACGATGTGAATTGCTGCAGGTTTTTCCCGTCAGGCATTGTGGTCCTGAGTGGGGGGATGGATTCCCGGCTGAAGATCTGGTCTGCGGAAGATGCCAAATGCGTGGTAACATTTCAGGGTCACAAAGCAG GAATTCTGGACACAGCCATTGTGGATCGGGGAAGAAACGTGGTCTCAAGCTCTCGGGATGGCACTGCCCGCCTCTGGGACTGCGGGACATCGTCCTGCCTGGGTGTTGTCACAGATTGTGGCTCTCCAGTCAATGGTGTTGCTTTGGGTGAGGCCGACAACACCTTAAACTTGGGCTCTCCCGAAAAAATACCCA GTGAGCGTGAAATCGGAACAGAAGGGAAACTCCTGCTCTTGGCTCGAGAGGACAAAAAGCTGCAAGGGGTGGGGTTGCATAGCAGGCAGCCG GTTTTTCTGTTTGTTGGCTCGGATGCATTTAATTGCTGCACGTTCCTCTCCAACATCTACCTCCTTGGCGGCACGCAAGATGGAAATATATACCAGCTGGATGTGCGAAACACCAA GGCTCCAGTTCGTGTTGTCCATAGATCAGGAGCACCAGTTCTTTCTCTGCTCCCTTTTAGAGATGGATTTATTGCCAgccaag GTGATGGAACCTGCTTTATTATGCAGCAAGATCTGGACCATGTGGCTGAGCTCACTGGGCCAGACTGTGACCCCGTATACAAG GTGGCCACATGGGAAAAACAGGTGTACACGTGTTGCAGAGACGGAATAGTGAGGAGATACCAGCTTTCAGACCTCTGA
- the LOC128412453 gene encoding cytochrome c oxidase assembly factor 4 homolog, mitochondrial has protein sequence MSSANPSGHNWNRKPKAEEEEEDPFDKMISRTGCASFHYAVQECMAEHQDWRKCQEQVKSFKDCMMEHEKQRMAELLRKQKQHQTTS, from the coding sequence ATGTCAAGCGCCAACCCATCGGGTCACAACTGGAACCGGAAGCCAAAagcggaggaggaagaggaagatccctTCGACAAAATGATCTCCCGCACCGGTTGCGCCTCTTTCCACTATGCGGTGCAGGAGTGCATGGCTGAGCACCAGGACTGGCGCAAGTGCCAGGAGCAGGTGAAGAGCTTCAAGGATTGCATGATGGAACATGAGAAGCAGAGGATGGCAGAGCTGCTCAGAAAACAGAAACAGCATCAAACCACAAGCTGA
- the MRPL48 gene encoding 39S ribosomal protein L48, mitochondrial — MNAALGRAFYLGKEPLLKQTPALISLALKTSRRNPVCSVGSMLLDCPRQYRSQPTHRIGRFKYLLPKEVPKKRRLQMKEIDPGTEHEYGVLNIVMTGYDMTLVEHYAQYVHKLCNRHSIKVEESYAMPTKTMEVMLMQEQGSKSHLDAVLTTHQRVVQISGLNAAFAPILLEIVQNNRPEGVHLLVKEHTEEDFKVRLKARPELEDLLSQMS, encoded by the exons ATGAACGCGGCTCTGGGCAGA GCCTTCTATCTGGGAAAGGAACCCCTTTTAAAACAGACACCTGCGCTTATCAG tcTTGCCTTAAAAACGTCCAGAAGGAATCCTGTATGTTCCGTAG GTAGCATGCTGCTGGACTGCCCCAGGCAGTACAGATCCCAGCCTACTCATCGCATTGGCCGGTTCAAATACCTGCTCCCCAAAGAG GTTCCCAAGAAAAGGAGGTTACAAATGAAGGAGATTGACCCTGGGACAGAACACGAGTATGGAGTCTTGAACATCGTCATGACCGGCTACGACATGACCTTGGTCGAGCACTACGCGCAGTACGTCCACAAGCTCTGCAACCGACACTCCATCAAAGTGGAGGAAAG CTATGCGATGCCCACCAAAACCATGGAGGTGATGCTGATGCAGGAACAAGGCTCCAAGTCACACCTGGATGCTGTTCTTACAACCCACCAACGTGTTGTTCAG aTCAGCGGTTTGAATGCTGCATTCGCTCCTATTCTCTTGGAAATCGTTCAGAATAATCGGCCGGAAGGAGTCCATCTGTTAGTGAAAGAG CACACGGAAGAAGACTTCAAGGTTCGGCTGAAGGCACGTCCAGAACTGGAGGACCTGCTTTCTCAAATGAGCTGA